A single window of Oncorhynchus clarkii lewisi isolate Uvic-CL-2024 chromosome 10, UVic_Ocla_1.0, whole genome shotgun sequence DNA harbors:
- the LOC139418746 gene encoding UDP-N-acetylglucosamine--dolichyl-phosphate N-acetylglucosaminephosphotransferase: MSPIPVLPLVINGCMSALGSLATLKLIPAFKDHFISARLYGMDLNKTNKKEVPESQGVISGTVFLIIMFCFIPVPFLSCFVEEQCTGFPHNEFVQLIGALLAICCMIFLGFADDVLNLRWRHKLLLPTIASLPLLMVYFTNFGNTVIVVPKPFRLLLGMHLDLGILYYVYMGMLAVFCTNAINILAGINGIESGQALFISGSIIIFNLLELGGDYRDDHIFSLYFMLPFFFTTLALFYHNWYPSSVFVGDTFCYFAGMTFAVVGILGHFSKTMLLFFIPQVVNFVYSLPQLFHVVPCPRHRLPRLNPDTGKLGMSWSKFKRRDLSKLGNLILQVAEMLRVLEVKRGQEGDDEFVECNNMTLINLVLNVLGPTHERDLTTIMLLIQVLGSALAFGIRYHLVRLFYDV, from the exons ATGTCGCCAATTCCTGTCCTACCCCTTGTTATCAATGGGTGCATGTCTGCACTTGGGTCCTTGGCCACATTAAAGCTAATTCCAGCCTTCAAAGACCACTTCATCTCAGCCAGACTCTATGGGATGGATCTCAACAAAACGAACAAGAAGGAAGT GCCAGAGTCTCAGGGCGTCATCAGTGGGACGGTGTTCCTCATTATCATGTTCTGCTTCATCCCCGTGCCTTTCCTCAGCTGCTTTGTAGAAGAGCAGTGCACTGGCTTCCCACACAATGAG TTTGTCCAGCTAATTGGCGCTCTACTCGCCATCTGCTGTATGATCTTCCTGGGTTTCGCTGATGACGTGTTGAACCTGCGCTGGAGACACAAGCTCCTGCTGCCCACCATAGCCTCCCTGCCGCTGCTCATGGTCTACTTCACCAACTTCGGCAACACTGTCATTGTGGTGCCCAAACCCTTCAGGCTCTTACTGGGGATGCACTTGGATCTGG GTATTCTCTACTATGTCTACATGGGCATGCTGGCAGTTTTCTGTACTAATGCCATCAACATCCTGGCAGGCATCAACGGTATCGAGTCAGGACAGGCACTCTTCATCTCTGGCTCCATCATCATCTTCAACCTGCTTGAGCTTGGTG GAGACTACAGAGACGACCACATTTTCTCCCTTTACTTCATGCTCCCGTTCTTCTTCACAACTTTAGCACTTTTCTACCACAACTG GTACCCTTCATCTGTGTTTGTGGGAGACACCTTTTGCTACTTTGCGGGGATGACCTTTGCAGTGGTAGGAATCCTGGGGCACTTCAGCAAAACCATGCTGCTCTTCTTCATTCCTCAAGTGGTCAACTTTGTCTACTCACTACCCCAGCTATTCCATGTAGTACCCTGTCCCAGGCACCGCCTCCCCAG ACTGAACCCAGACACAGGAAAACTAGGAATGAGTTGGTCTAAATTCAAAAGGAGGGACCTCTCCAAATTGGGAAATCTTATTTTACAG GTGGCAGAGATGCTGCGGGTGCTGGAAGTGAAGCGTGGACAGGAGGGCGATGATGAGTTTGTGGAGTGCAACAACATGACCTTAATAAACCTGGTGCTGAACGTACTGGGACCCACACACGAGAGAGATCTTACCACCATCATGCTACTCATACAG GTACTGGGGAGTGCGTTGGCTTTCGGGATCCGCTATCACCTGGTTCGCCTCTTCTACGACGTCTAG